The Exiguobacterium aurantiacum DSM 6208 genome includes a window with the following:
- the gatA gene encoding Asp-tRNA(Asn)/Glu-tRNA(Gln) amidotransferase subunit GatA: MSLFDHGVAKLHTLLKEGEVSVTDLVKESFDQIERTDEKVGAFLTLNEDAFEQAKRMDDLAKTADNPLFGLPIGVKDNIVTKGTRTTCASKFLENFVPAHDATVVERLHDAGAVTIGKLNMDEFAMGSSNENSAFKVVRNPWDTTRVPGGSSGGSAATVAAGQVLFSLGSDTGGSIRQPAAYCGVVGMKPTYGLVSRYGLVAFASSLDQIGPLTRSVEDNAYLLNAIAGHCEMDSTSSTVDLPDYTKSLHGDIKGLKLALPKEFMAEGVSDGVRKQIEQAIDTLKSLGATVETVSLPTVKYALPTYYLLASSEASSNLARFDGIRYGRRAEADALEEVFTYSREQGFGEEVKRRIMLGTYALSSGYYDAFYKKSQQVRTLMKQDFAKVFEKYDAIIGPTAPTTAFKLGDQLEDPLTMYANDIMTIPVNLAGVPAISVPAGLSEGLPVGLQIIGNHYSEPTLYRVAHAFEQANGGFKMPQL; this comes from the coding sequence ATGAGTTTATTCGATCACGGTGTAGCGAAGCTACATACCTTATTAAAAGAAGGCGAGGTCTCGGTGACGGACCTCGTCAAAGAGTCGTTCGATCAAATCGAGCGCACAGATGAGAAAGTCGGTGCGTTTTTAACGCTCAACGAAGATGCGTTCGAGCAGGCGAAACGGATGGACGACCTCGCGAAGACAGCGGACAATCCGCTCTTCGGATTGCCGATCGGCGTCAAAGACAACATCGTCACGAAAGGGACACGCACGACGTGTGCCTCGAAGTTCCTCGAGAACTTCGTACCGGCCCATGACGCGACGGTCGTCGAGCGTCTGCATGACGCCGGTGCCGTCACGATCGGGAAGCTCAACATGGACGAGTTCGCGATGGGCTCATCGAACGAGAACTCGGCGTTCAAAGTCGTTCGCAACCCATGGGACACAACCCGCGTACCAGGTGGTTCGTCAGGCGGTTCGGCGGCGACGGTCGCAGCCGGCCAAGTGCTGTTTAGCCTCGGTTCGGATACGGGCGGTTCGATTCGTCAACCGGCCGCGTATTGCGGTGTCGTCGGCATGAAGCCGACGTACGGCCTCGTCTCACGTTACGGTCTCGTCGCGTTCGCCTCGTCGCTCGACCAGATCGGTCCGCTCACGCGCAGCGTCGAAGACAACGCCTACTTGTTGAACGCGATCGCCGGACATTGCGAGATGGACTCGACGTCATCGACGGTCGACCTCCCAGACTACACGAAGTCGCTTCATGGCGATATCAAAGGCTTGAAGCTCGCTTTGCCTAAAGAATTCATGGCAGAAGGTGTCTCGGACGGTGTCCGCAAACAGATCGAACAAGCGATCGACACGCTCAAGTCGCTCGGTGCGACGGTCGAGACGGTCTCGCTCCCGACGGTGAAATATGCGCTCCCGACGTACTACTTGCTCGCTTCGTCTGAAGCGTCTTCGAACCTCGCCCGCTTCGACGGCATCCGTTACGGACGCCGCGCCGAAGCCGACGCGCTCGAAGAAGTGTTCACGTACTCGCGTGAGCAAGGGTTCGGCGAAGAAGTGAAGCGCCGCATCATGCTCGGAACGTACGCTCTTAGCTCTGGGTACTACGATGCGTTCTATAAGAAGTCGCAACAAGTCCGCACGCTCATGAAGCAAGACTTCGCAAAAGTGTTCGAGAAGTACGATGCGATCATCGGACCGACGGCACCGACGACGGCGTTCAAACTCGGTGACCAACTCGAAGACCCGCTCACGATGTACGCCAACGATATCATGACGATCCCGGTCAACTTGGCGGGCGTACCGGCCATCTCGGTCCCGGCCGGCTTGTCAGAAGGACTCCCGGTCGGTCTTCAAATCATCGGGAACCATTACAGTGAACCAACACTCTACCGCGTGGCCCATGCTTTCGAACAAGCAAACGGCGGTTTCAAAATGCCACAGCTTTAA